A region of Rhodamnia argentea isolate NSW1041297 chromosome 9, ASM2092103v1, whole genome shotgun sequence DNA encodes the following proteins:
- the LOC115744407 gene encoding protein PAM68, chloroplastic isoform X2, protein MASTSICWAAKIDGCREQFNAIQKPCTLLITNRWDEGLKMDKQTCQFPGSFEKLSSRGNHSHAPRLHAALRSPKGFGPSPKKTKKTKKPNREYDSDEDEDEDDEDNDQEDARDQGVIPEVVTNRMMNRMAISVGAPLFIGLLFFPFFYYLKVGLKIDVPTWVPFIVSFFFFGSALLGVSYGIVSSSWDPLREGSLLGWNEAQKNWPVFWQSLWGGRSGKK, encoded by the exons ATGGCTTCCACTTCTATTTGCTGGGCAGCGAAG ATTGATGGTTGCCGTGAACAATTCAATGCGATTCAGAAACCTTGCACTCTCCTAATAACCAACCGCTGGGACGAAGGACTAAAGATGGACAAACAAACATGTCAATTCCCAGGTTCCTTCGAAAAGCTGTCCTCAAGAGGAAATCACTCCCACGCACCACGTTTACACGCCGCCTTGAGGAGCCCAAAGGGCTTCGGACCCTCTccgaagaaaaccaaaaagacGAAGAAACCAAACAGAGAATACGATAGtgacgaggacgaggatgagGACGATGAAGATAATGATCAAGAGGACGCGAGAGACCAAGGTGTAATACCCGAAGTAGTGACCAACAGGATGATGAACCGGATGGCGATCTCAGTCGGAGCCCCGCTCTTCATCGGGCTCTTGTTCTTTCCATTCTTCTACTACCTCAAGGTGGGGCTCAAGATTGATGTGCCCACTTGGGTGCCTTTCATTgtatccttcttcttctttgggtcAGCTCTTCTGGGCGTGAGCTATGGCATTGTGTCCTCCAGTTGGGACCCTCTCAGGGAAGGCTCTCTCTTGGGATGGAATGAGGCCCAGAAGAATTGGCCCGTGTTTTGGCAGTCTCTCTGGGGAGGTAGGTCTGGGAAAAAGTAG
- the LOC115744407 gene encoding protein PAM68, chloroplastic isoform X1, with protein sequence MASTSICWAAKVTDESMIELYMVRQTLGYGYLLLQIDGCREQFNAIQKPCTLLITNRWDEGLKMDKQTCQFPGSFEKLSSRGNHSHAPRLHAALRSPKGFGPSPKKTKKTKKPNREYDSDEDEDEDDEDNDQEDARDQGVIPEVVTNRMMNRMAISVGAPLFIGLLFFPFFYYLKVGLKIDVPTWVPFIVSFFFFGSALLGVSYGIVSSSWDPLREGSLLGWNEAQKNWPVFWQSLWGGRSGKK encoded by the exons ATGGCTTCCACTTCTATTTGCTGGGCAGCGAAGGTA acCGACGAATCCATGATTGAACTCTACATGGTCCGGCAAACGCTTGGCTATGGCTATTTGCTGTTGCAGATTGATGGTTGCCGTGAACAATTCAATGCGATTCAGAAACCTTGCACTCTCCTAATAACCAACCGCTGGGACGAAGGACTAAAGATGGACAAACAAACATGTCAATTCCCAGGTTCCTTCGAAAAGCTGTCCTCAAGAGGAAATCACTCCCACGCACCACGTTTACACGCCGCCTTGAGGAGCCCAAAGGGCTTCGGACCCTCTccgaagaaaaccaaaaagacGAAGAAACCAAACAGAGAATACGATAGtgacgaggacgaggatgagGACGATGAAGATAATGATCAAGAGGACGCGAGAGACCAAGGTGTAATACCCGAAGTAGTGACCAACAGGATGATGAACCGGATGGCGATCTCAGTCGGAGCCCCGCTCTTCATCGGGCTCTTGTTCTTTCCATTCTTCTACTACCTCAAGGTGGGGCTCAAGATTGATGTGCCCACTTGGGTGCCTTTCATTgtatccttcttcttctttgggtcAGCTCTTCTGGGCGTGAGCTATGGCATTGTGTCCTCCAGTTGGGACCCTCTCAGGGAAGGCTCTCTCTTGGGATGGAATGAGGCCCAGAAGAATTGGCCCGTGTTTTGGCAGTCTCTCTGGGGAGGTAGGTCTGGGAAAAAGTAG
- the LOC115744408 gene encoding uncharacterized protein LOC115744408, with translation MRKRSSSRKQKASPSPMPLLPLPRDSLQSIFNIIATGSLRKSKTRGRHHSRINGDNASGPTPSPASKSLTSIGDLKDFASSQLDDLKRRLNRSHSGISKEVEASHSHLHKRSKMHAQAIQQVTDEVDKEYKKICGQMYESRKAMKVTFAEVMEDAQTSTSHVCKTSIPELSQSFDKAIDVLRNHLGVSTS, from the exons ATGAGGAAGCGATCATCGTCCCGCAAGCAGAAAGCGTCGCCGTCACCGATGCCTTTGCTGCCGCTACCTCGCGACTCTCTGCAATCCATCTTCAACATCATCGCCACCGGATCGTTGCGGAAGTCCAAAACCAGAGGCCGCCACCACAGCAGAATCAACGGCGACAACGCCTCCGGCCCGActccgtctccggcgagcaagAGCCTGACCTCGATCGGCGATCTCAAGGACTTTGCTTCCTCTCAGCTCGACGATCTCAAGCGCCGCCTCAATCGCTCGCATTCCGGGATCTCCAAGGAAGTCGAAGCCTCTCACTCCCACCTCCACAAGCGCTCCAAG ATGCATGCCCAGGCAATTCAACAAGTCACGGATGAAGTGGACAAGGAGTATAAGAAGATATGTGGGCAGATGTATGAAAGTCGAAAAGCTATGAAG GTGACGTTCGCGGAAGTCATGGAAGATGCTCAAACCAGCACATCTCACG TGTGCAAAACATCCATCCCGGAGCTTTCGCAGTCCTTTGATAAAGCCATTGATGTCCTCCGCAACCATCTTGGAGTTTCCACCAGTTAG
- the LOC115744406 gene encoding cadmium-induced protein AS8 isoform X1: MFCNVGMIIKGLLRRYERWNPVHPTFGAFSGMGFGLGCGVGWGPGFGPEVIGYVGAGCGVGFSVGFTVAGFGIGLPANYLFEVPHNVVTAVRSTASEFGQFGGLISRKSIAGGGWNIAPHISVFHTEADRKLSSFRRKHFLQPTSNLFDLNFPLQSGDVWKCLGAFGSRLVHPRKADVGKQG; the protein is encoded by the exons ATGTTCTGTAAT GTAGGAATGATCATTAAAGGGTTGTTGAGAAGATATGAAAGATGGAACCCTGTGCATCCAACTTTTGGAGCCTTTTCGGGCATGGGATTTGGTTTAGGATGTGGTGTTGGATGGGGTCCTGGTTTTGGCCCTGAGGTGATTGGCTATGTCGGAGCTGGCTGTGGTGTTGGGTTTAGCGTGGGCTTCACTGTGGCTGGCTTTGGCATCGGTCTTCCTGCCAATTACCTCTTTGAAGTTCCGCACAATG TAGTTACGGCAGTTAGAAGTACTGCTTCAGAGTTCGGCCAATTTGGTGGTCTCATTTCAAGGAAAAGCATTGCCGGGGGTGGCTGGAATATTGCACCACACATCTCGGTCTTCCATACAGAAGCTGACAGAAAGCTGTCTAGCTTTaggagaaaacattttcttcaacCAACATCCAACTTGTTTGACCTGAATTTTCCGTTACAATCTGGGGATGTCTGGAAATGTCTCGGAGCATTTGGCAGTCGACTCGTTCATCCTCGTAAGG CTGATGTCGGAAAACAGGGTTGA
- the LOC115744406 gene encoding cadmium-induced protein AS8 isoform X4 produces MFCNVGMIIKGLLRRYERWNPVHPTFGAFSGMGFGLGCGVGWGPGFGPEVIGYVGAGCGVGFSVGFTVAGFGIGLPANYLFEVPHNVVTAVRSTASEFGQFGGLISRKSIAGGGWNIAPHISVFHTEADRKLSSFRRKHFLQPTSNLFDLNFPLQSGDVWKCLGAFGSRLVHPRKGSKD; encoded by the exons ATGTTCTGTAAT GTAGGAATGATCATTAAAGGGTTGTTGAGAAGATATGAAAGATGGAACCCTGTGCATCCAACTTTTGGAGCCTTTTCGGGCATGGGATTTGGTTTAGGATGTGGTGTTGGATGGGGTCCTGGTTTTGGCCCTGAGGTGATTGGCTATGTCGGAGCTGGCTGTGGTGTTGGGTTTAGCGTGGGCTTCACTGTGGCTGGCTTTGGCATCGGTCTTCCTGCCAATTACCTCTTTGAAGTTCCGCACAATG TAGTTACGGCAGTTAGAAGTACTGCTTCAGAGTTCGGCCAATTTGGTGGTCTCATTTCAAGGAAAAGCATTGCCGGGGGTGGCTGGAATATTGCACCACACATCTCGGTCTTCCATACAGAAGCTGACAGAAAGCTGTCTAGCTTTaggagaaaacattttcttcaacCAACATCCAACTTGTTTGACCTGAATTTTCCGTTACAATCTGGGGATGTCTGGAAATGTCTCGGAGCATTTGGCAGTCGACTCGTTCATCCTCGTAAGG GTTCGAAGGATTGA
- the LOC115744406 gene encoding cadmium-induced protein AS8 isoform X3, whose product MFCNVGMIIKGLLRRYERWNPVHPTFGAFSGMGFGLGCGVGWGPGFGPEVIGYVGAGCGVGFSVGFTVAGFGIGLPANYLFEVPHNVTAVRSTASEFGQFGGLISRKSIAGGGWNIAPHISVFHTEADRKLSSFRRKHFLQPTSNLFDLNFPLQSGDVWKCLGAFGSRLVHPRKADVGKQG is encoded by the exons ATGTTCTGTAAT GTAGGAATGATCATTAAAGGGTTGTTGAGAAGATATGAAAGATGGAACCCTGTGCATCCAACTTTTGGAGCCTTTTCGGGCATGGGATTTGGTTTAGGATGTGGTGTTGGATGGGGTCCTGGTTTTGGCCCTGAGGTGATTGGCTATGTCGGAGCTGGCTGTGGTGTTGGGTTTAGCGTGGGCTTCACTGTGGCTGGCTTTGGCATCGGTCTTCCTGCCAATTACCTCTTTGAAGTTCCGCACAATG TTACGGCAGTTAGAAGTACTGCTTCAGAGTTCGGCCAATTTGGTGGTCTCATTTCAAGGAAAAGCATTGCCGGGGGTGGCTGGAATATTGCACCACACATCTCGGTCTTCCATACAGAAGCTGACAGAAAGCTGTCTAGCTTTaggagaaaacattttcttcaacCAACATCCAACTTGTTTGACCTGAATTTTCCGTTACAATCTGGGGATGTCTGGAAATGTCTCGGAGCATTTGGCAGTCGACTCGTTCATCCTCGTAAGG CTGATGTCGGAAAACAGGGTTGA
- the LOC115744406 gene encoding cadmium-induced protein AS8 isoform X2: protein MWRSVGMIIKGLLRRYERWNPVHPTFGAFSGMGFGLGCGVGWGPGFGPEVIGYVGAGCGVGFSVGFTVAGFGIGLPANYLFEVPHNVVTAVRSTASEFGQFGGLISRKSIAGGGWNIAPHISVFHTEADRKLSSFRRKHFLQPTSNLFDLNFPLQSGDVWKCLGAFGSRLVHPRKADVGKQG, encoded by the exons ATGTGGCGCTCA GTAGGAATGATCATTAAAGGGTTGTTGAGAAGATATGAAAGATGGAACCCTGTGCATCCAACTTTTGGAGCCTTTTCGGGCATGGGATTTGGTTTAGGATGTGGTGTTGGATGGGGTCCTGGTTTTGGCCCTGAGGTGATTGGCTATGTCGGAGCTGGCTGTGGTGTTGGGTTTAGCGTGGGCTTCACTGTGGCTGGCTTTGGCATCGGTCTTCCTGCCAATTACCTCTTTGAAGTTCCGCACAATG TAGTTACGGCAGTTAGAAGTACTGCTTCAGAGTTCGGCCAATTTGGTGGTCTCATTTCAAGGAAAAGCATTGCCGGGGGTGGCTGGAATATTGCACCACACATCTCGGTCTTCCATACAGAAGCTGACAGAAAGCTGTCTAGCTTTaggagaaaacattttcttcaacCAACATCCAACTTGTTTGACCTGAATTTTCCGTTACAATCTGGGGATGTCTGGAAATGTCTCGGAGCATTTGGCAGTCGACTCGTTCATCCTCGTAAGG CTGATGTCGGAAAACAGGGTTGA
- the LOC115744406 gene encoding cadmium-induced protein AS8 isoform X5 → MIIKGLLRRYERWNPVHPTFGAFSGMGFGLGCGVGWGPGFGPEVIGYVGAGCGVGFSVGFTVAGFGIGLPANYLFEVPHNVVTAVRSTASEFGQFGGLISRKSIAGGGWNIAPHISVFHTEADRKLSSFRRKHFLQPTSNLFDLNFPLQSGDVWKCLGAFGSRLVHPRKADVGKQG, encoded by the exons ATGATCATTAAAGGGTTGTTGAGAAGATATGAAAGATGGAACCCTGTGCATCCAACTTTTGGAGCCTTTTCGGGCATGGGATTTGGTTTAGGATGTGGTGTTGGATGGGGTCCTGGTTTTGGCCCTGAGGTGATTGGCTATGTCGGAGCTGGCTGTGGTGTTGGGTTTAGCGTGGGCTTCACTGTGGCTGGCTTTGGCATCGGTCTTCCTGCCAATTACCTCTTTGAAGTTCCGCACAATG TAGTTACGGCAGTTAGAAGTACTGCTTCAGAGTTCGGCCAATTTGGTGGTCTCATTTCAAGGAAAAGCATTGCCGGGGGTGGCTGGAATATTGCACCACACATCTCGGTCTTCCATACAGAAGCTGACAGAAAGCTGTCTAGCTTTaggagaaaacattttcttcaacCAACATCCAACTTGTTTGACCTGAATTTTCCGTTACAATCTGGGGATGTCTGGAAATGTCTCGGAGCATTTGGCAGTCGACTCGTTCATCCTCGTAAGG CTGATGTCGGAAAACAGGGTTGA